One segment of Salvia splendens isolate huo1 chromosome 20, SspV2, whole genome shotgun sequence DNA contains the following:
- the LOC121781746 gene encoding uncharacterized protein LOC121781746 translates to MWRNTKAISDDHELESQILDRGGVGTLLRNERGLNSRIEKSYRGPKFVQSYRDLNGDDSIVKKVAGEELIFTTEEVEKLVGEALGADFQMIILSDKSYAARFDRISTDLTGGVTIFSYRLAGPVWDDHMKDYNSIVHEVHFGKTDDDFEEDVWCLYC, encoded by the exons atgtgGAGAAACACAAAGGCAATTTCCGACGACCATGAGTTGGAGTCGCAAATACTTGATCGCGGCGGAGTTGGCACATTGCTGAGGAATGAACGAGGGTTGAATTCGCGAATTGAAAAG AGTTACAGAGGTCCAAAATTTGTACAGAGTTACAGAGATCTCAATGGGGATGATAGTATCGTTAAAAAGGTGGCCGGGGAAGAGTTGATATTCACCACTGAAGAAGTGGAGAAGCTGGTTGGGGAAGCTTTGGGTGCAGATTTCCAAATGATCATTTTATCCGACAAATCCTATGCTGCACGATTTGACCGTATATCGACGGACCTGACGGGTGGTGTGACTATCTTTTCGTACAGGCTTGCTGGTCCAGTATGGGATGATCACATGAAGGATTACAACAGTATCGTTCATGAAGTCCATTTCGGTAAAACTGATGATGATTTTGAGGAAGATGTATGGTGTCTGTATTGTTAA
- the LOC121782045 gene encoding protein MKS1-like, with the protein MKKEVSNCDGSVNGQRPQPLRTGKDSHAIQKPAAARRQPVIIYSHPPKVIRAAPNDFMKLVQRLTGLSSGDDGSPPSPAPAEEVFSGEENNCEAKPDPAMYEMSNTYLVEAAGSGDFFCSPRTSAVLESAVAATAISPSMVEYMKMYPDYL; encoded by the coding sequence ATGAAGAAAGAAGTTAGTAATTGTGATGGATCGGTCAACGGTCAACGCCCTCAGCCGCTGCGGACCGGCAAGGATTCACACGCCATCCAAAAGCCGGCGGCGGCGAGGCGGCAGCCGGTGATCATATACTCGCACCCGCCGAAGGTGATCCGCGCGGCGCCGAACGACTTCATGAAGCTGGTGCAGCGGCTCACCGGATTATCGAGCGGCGACGACGGATCGCCGccgtcgccggcgccggcggaGGAGGTTTTCTCCGGCGAAGAGAATAATTGCGAGGCGAAGCCGGATCCGGCGATGTATGAAATGTCGAACACGTATTTGGTGGAGGCGGCGGGGTCGGGCGATTTCTTCTGCTCGCCGCGGACGAGCGCGGTGCTGGAGTCTGCGGTGGCGGCGACAGCGATCTCGCCGTCGATGGTGGAATACATGAAGATGTATCCCGATTACTTGTGA
- the LOC121781745 gene encoding pentatricopeptide repeat-containing protein At3g29230-like, with protein sequence MIQGQVGEFATSYTPKPCLAYFRPGVRGYAVSDEAFLPLFRFNLPPPHDQYAKFHYHRVIIGSVNGLILLWDGFDDNEHNLFMVNPMTSEYLSFLTCMHVGPSLGLEPIILANTSLPSHSRRRFFPPEPRRRRWSLVKIATPAARLASDAVRIFEQSLILLIKSCKTSKQLQQIQSQILINATDHSNHIVTSHFLAKCVDLRQKNRARQVFDRLPDRSHTSLWNVMSKGYLQNDAFNECLELFRDMMRENVNPNCYTLPVVLKSCCKSLGWKEGEEVHCVAVKNGFISNTYVGTNLIEFYSGAGCVACAYRAFTEMVDRNVVSWTAMIAGYVANHDLVSARRLFDLAPERDVVLWNRMFTVHIELGDMVEAKRLFDMMPCKDLMAYNTLLNGYAKNGDVERCERLFESMREKNHFSWNGLIGAYAQNGQFLEVLDAFKRMVKEANVQPNDATLVHVLAACAKLGDLDFGKMVHRLAEEYGYEGNVYVCNGLIDMYAKCGLVECAICVFEGVVEKDLITWNTVINALAVHGHGGEALRVFRKMRGCGEKPDAITFIGILSACSHMGFVRDGLAYFHSMTDEYAIQPKIEHYGCVVDLLARGGHLTEAVEFIKSMPVEPDSVMWTALLAASRIHKKIEFAELSLERLIELDPHNPANYVMLSNVYGEAGKWEARARVKVAMRDTGSKKVPGWSSIRTEDGGVAEFYCFDEKHSRSEEIYLTLRGLTELLRLFGYKFEEIMELHLES encoded by the exons ATGATACAAGGGCAAGTGGGTGAGTTTGCGACATCGTATACTCCAAAACCATGCCTGGCTTATTTTCGTCCTGGCGTGAGGGGTTATGCGGTTAGCGATGAGGCCTTCCTACCACTTTTTCGATTCAACTTGCCTCCTCCTCACGATCAGTATGCAAAATTTCATTATCATCGTGTTATAATTGGTTCAGTTAATGGTTTAATTTTGTTGTGGGATGGATTTGATGATAATGAGCATAATCTTTTCATGGTCAACCCAATGACTAGTGAATATTTGAGCTTCCTCACCTGCATGCACGTGGGTCCATCTTTGGGTTTGGA GCCCATCATTTTAGCTAACACTTCACTTCCCTCTCACTCCCGCCGCCGCTTCTTCCCGCCGGAGCCGCGTCGCCGCCGTTGGAGCTTAGTCAAAATAGCTACGCCTGCTGCAAGATTGGCTTCGGACGCTGTTCGAATCTTCGAACAAAGTCTAATCTTACTAATAAAGTCATGTAAGACGTCGAAACAGCTCCAACAAATTCAATCCCAGATCCTAATCAACGCCACCGATCACAGCAACCACATCGTGACCTCCCATTTCCTAGCAAAATGCGTCGATCTGAGGCAAAAAAACCGTGCCCGCCAAGTGTTCGACCGATTGCCTGATCGAAGCCACACCTCGCTATGGAACGTAATGTCAAAAGGGTATCTCCAAAACGACGCCTTTAATGAATGTTTGGAGTTATTCCGGGATATGATGAGGGAGAATGTGAATCCCAATTGTTACACATTGCCTGTGGTGTTGAAGTCTTGCTGCAAGTCATTGGGTTGGAAGGAAGGGGAGGAGGTGCATTGCGTTGCTGTCAAGAATGGTTTTATCTCGAATACTTACGTCGGCACTAATTTGATTGAGTTTTACTCGGGGGCAGGGTGCGTGGCGTGTGCGTACAGGGCTTTCACTGAGATGGTGGATAGGAATGTGGTTTCTTGGACTGCGATGATAGCGGGATATGTTGCGAATCATGATCTCGTTTCAGCGAGAAGGCTCTTTGATCTAGCGCCAGAGCGAGATGTCGTGTTGTGGAACAGGATGTTTACGGTTCACATAGAGTTGGGAGATATGGTGGAGGCGAAGCGCCTTTTTGATATGATGCCGTGTAAAGACTTGATGGCTTACAACACTTTGTTGAACGGATATGCGAAGAATGGGGATGTGGAGCGTTGTGAGAGGCTATTTGAGTCAATGCGGGAGAAAAATCACTTCTCTTGGAATGGATTGATTGGAGCTTATGCACAAAATGGGCAGTTTCTTGAGGTTCTCGATGCTTTTAAACGGATGGTGAAGGAGGCGAACGTGCAGCCTAATGATGCGACGCTTGTTCATGTGTTGGCCGCCTGTGCGAAACTAGGCGATCTCGATTTTGGGAAAATGGTGCATAGACTTGCTGAAGAGTATGGCTATGAAGGGAATGTTTATGTTTGCAATGGTTTGATAGATATGTATGCGAAATGTGGATTGGTGGAATGTGCAATTTGTGTATTCGAGGGCGTGGTAGAGAAGGATTTGATAACGTGGAACACGGTCATAAACGCCTTAGCTGTGCACGGCCATGGAGGCGAAGCTCTGAGAGTTTTCCGCAAGATGAGAGGCTGTGGAGAGAAGCCGGACGCGATCACTTTCATCGGAATCCTCTCTGCTTGTTCTCACATGGGATTCGTCCGAGACGGATTGGCCTATTTCCACTCCATGACCGATGAATACGCGATCCAGCCTAAAATCGAGCACTATGGCTGTGTGGTCGACCTCTTGGCGAGAGGAGGGCATCTCACGGAGGCTGTGGAGTTCATAAAGAGTATGCCGGTGGAGCCCGACAGTGTGATGTGGACGGCCCTGCTTGCAGCCTCGCGGATTCACAAGAAAATCGAGTTTGCTGAGCTCTCGCTTGAGAGGCTGATTGAGCTCGATCCCCACAATCCTGCAAACTACGTGATGCTGTCGAACGTGTATGGGGAGGCCGGGAAATGGGAGGCGCGGGCGAGGGTGAAGGTCGCAATGAGAGACACCGGGTCTAAGAAGGTGCCCGGGTGGAGCTCGATTCGTACGGAAGATGGTGGTGTGGCTGAGTTTTATTGTTTTGATGAGAAGCATTCAAGAAGTGAAGAGATATATCTTACATTAAGAGGATTGACAGAGTTGTTGAGGTTGTTTGGATACAAATTTGAGGAGATAATGGAGCTTCACCTAGAAAGCTAG
- the LOC121781089 gene encoding DNA-directed RNA polymerases II, IV and V subunit 11-like → MNAPDRYERFVVPEGVSKVSYERDTKIINAATFTVEREDHTIGNILRMQLHRDENVLFAGYKLPHPLQYKILIRIQTTSQSSPMQAYNQAINDLDKELDHLKNAFEVELARHNASQQREF, encoded by the exons ATGAATGCCCCCGATCGCTACGAACGATTCGTCGTCCCCGAAGGCGTCTCcaa GGTTTCGTATGAGAGGGACACGAAGATCATCAACGCGGCGACGTTCACTGTCGAGCGTGAGGATCACACGATCGGCAACATTCTACGCAT GCAATTGCACAGAGACGAGAATGTCTTGTTTGCTGGCTACAAGCTTCCGCACCCGCTTCAGTACAAAATCCTTATAAGG ATTCAAACCACGAGCCAGTCTTCGCCAATGCAGGCGTATAATCAGGCCATCAATGATCTGGACAAGGAACTCGATCATTTGAAGAACGCCTTTGAG GTTGAGTTGGCAAGGCACAATGCGAGCCAACAGCGAGAGTTCTAA